One genomic region from Devosia neptuniae encodes:
- a CDS encoding SDR family oxidoreductase produces MKTVMITGCSSGYGLETARHFHAQGWNVIATMRTLREDILPRSDRLRIVALDVTDPSSIATALETSGPIDVLVNNAGIGVVGAFEATPMSYIRKVFDTNTFGVMAMTQAIVPLFRQQNSGVVINVTSSVTLAAMPLAAAYTASKMAIEGFTGSLAHELAPFNVRVKLVEPGYAPTTRFSQNTELSIEDLIPAAYQSFAEPIFAAFAKPVLTTKETDVAEAVWAAANDLSGQLRFPAGPDAVALAAAS; encoded by the coding sequence ATGAAGACCGTCATGATCACTGGCTGTTCATCGGGCTATGGCCTCGAAACTGCCCGCCACTTTCACGCCCAGGGCTGGAATGTTATCGCCACTATGCGCACACTGCGCGAAGACATTTTGCCTCGTTCCGATCGGCTCCGCATTGTGGCGCTGGATGTCACCGATCCAAGCAGTATTGCGACGGCACTCGAAACGAGCGGCCCCATTGATGTTCTCGTCAACAATGCCGGCATCGGCGTGGTGGGAGCGTTCGAGGCGACTCCGATGAGCTATATCCGCAAGGTATTTGACACCAATACTTTCGGGGTCATGGCCATGACGCAAGCCATCGTACCGCTGTTCCGCCAGCAGAATTCAGGCGTCGTGATCAATGTAACCTCGAGCGTGACACTGGCGGCGATGCCCCTGGCTGCCGCTTACACGGCCAGCAAGATGGCCATTGAAGGCTTTACCGGCTCGCTTGCACACGAACTGGCGCCGTTCAACGTTCGTGTCAAACTTGTTGAGCCTGGTTACGCGCCGACAACGCGCTTCTCGCAGAATACGGAATTGAGCATCGAGGATTTGATCCCCGCGGCCTACCAGTCCTTCGCCGAGCCAATCTTTGCGGCATTCGCCAAGCCCGTTCTGACTACAAAAGAGACGGACGTTGCCGAAGCTGTGTGGGCGGCGGCCAATGACCTTTCGGGTCAACTTCGCTTCCCTGCGGGTCCGGACGCCGTCGCACTGGCCGCGGCAAGCTAA
- a CDS encoding LacI family DNA-binding transcriptional regulator, translating to MTPRQNRPTINQVAAAAGVTKSSVSRAFTRPEMLSQETVRKIFAAAEQLGYVPNHTARALSTGRHGNIALIVPDVANPFFPPLIRAAQSEADRSDYCVFLGNSDENPQQEDKLIGRFAGQVEGFVLVSSRLSDAQIIEHAARRPLVLINRDVEGIPRVLIDSATGVAEAVAHLAELGHRKLVYVGGPHGSWSNKQRRGAVRRSARELGLEVTVISNEFAAFESGRKITASVLATGATAAIAFDDLTAQGMLAELADQGIAVPANFAVVGCDDVLGAATYPSLTTVSNRSVEAGKAALNLLMDILQNQAIRDVRYVLNTSLVIRKTTGPAVIPR from the coding sequence GTTACCAAGTCCAGCGTGTCTCGCGCCTTTACCCGGCCGGAGATGCTAAGCCAGGAAACCGTGCGCAAGATCTTCGCGGCGGCTGAGCAATTGGGCTATGTACCCAATCACACGGCCCGCGCGCTCAGCACGGGCCGACACGGCAACATTGCCCTTATCGTGCCCGATGTCGCCAATCCATTCTTCCCGCCCCTCATCCGGGCCGCGCAATCGGAGGCCGACCGTTCCGACTATTGCGTGTTCCTGGGCAATTCCGATGAAAATCCGCAGCAGGAAGACAAGCTTATCGGCCGCTTCGCCGGTCAGGTGGAGGGCTTCGTGCTGGTTTCCTCGCGCCTGAGCGACGCACAGATCATCGAACATGCAGCGCGCCGGCCTTTGGTGCTCATCAACCGTGACGTGGAAGGCATACCGCGCGTCCTCATCGATAGCGCTACCGGCGTTGCTGAAGCGGTGGCCCACCTTGCCGAGCTGGGGCACCGGAAACTGGTCTATGTGGGCGGCCCGCATGGCTCATGGTCCAACAAGCAGCGACGCGGCGCAGTGCGGCGCTCGGCCAGGGAATTAGGGCTTGAAGTAACGGTTATTTCCAACGAATTCGCCGCTTTTGAATCCGGTCGCAAAATCACCGCCAGCGTCCTTGCCACCGGAGCGACCGCCGCGATCGCCTTCGACGATCTCACCGCCCAAGGCATGCTGGCTGAACTCGCTGACCAGGGAATCGCCGTACCCGCCAATTTCGCAGTAGTCGGTTGCGACGACGTGCTCGGTGCCGCCACCTACCCTTCGTTGACCACCGTGTCCAACCGGTCGGTGGAAGCGGGCAAGGCGGCATTAAACCTGCTCATGGACATCCTTCAGAATCAGGCAATCCGCGACGTGCGCTATGTTCTGAACACAAGTTTGGTGATCCGCAAAACCACGGGCCCGGCAGTGATCCCGCGTTAG